The following is a genomic window from Desulfomonilia bacterium.
ACTCATTGTATCCCCTCCCGTTTAAGTCAATACAGAACAGGTTTATTTATTGACAGACGGCGCAACCGGACTCTTCTGCTGCTGAACGGCTGCCGTTCCGGCTGCGACAGGTGCAGGCGCGATAGCAGATTTGTAATTAACGGATGGTGCAAGAGTAGCTTTCACCATGAGGCCATCACTCAGACCTACCTGACCTTCGACCACCACATAATCTCCGGGAACAAGACCATTAAGTACTTCATATGAATCATTTCCCTCTATTCCAATTTTAACGGGTGTTTTTATTACTTTTCCGCCTGAAATCTTGAAAACATAGAAACCTTCTTCTCCTGGCAGAAAAGCCACCTTTGGAGCATTTACGGCATCATTCCTGGCTTTCTGTACAATCTGAGCCCTGGCTGTCATTCCACTCCTTAGTTTCAAGTCCGGATTCTCAATGGTTATCGTCACCTTGAAAGTTTTGCTGACTGAATTTATTGATGGGAATATCTTTGAAATTGTACCCTCGAAGGATTTATCAGGTATCGCGTCAACAGTGACAATACATTTATTGCCTACTTCAAGATAACCGAATGCATCTTCAGAAAGGTCAATCTCGAGTTTCACCCTGTTCATATTTTCAACCACAAATGCAGGCGTTGGGGACTGGGGGGCCGTGAGTTCTCCTTCATTTACAAACTTGCTCGTGACTATACCTGAAATAGGGGAAACAACCCTGCATTCGCTGACGTTCTTTTTCGCGTTTGCAAGTTCAGCGTTTGCCTTATCCATAACAAACTGATCACCTTCAAGTCCGCTTTTTGCATCCTGATACAACTGCTCTGCAATTGCATCTTCCTTATGAAGGCTTTCCGCACGCAAGAAATCCCTTTTGCTCTTTTCAACTTTAACCTGCTGACCTTTTGCCATTGCGGCAACACCCTGGACCATTATACGATAATCGGAATCATTTATCTGCATAAGGATCTGCCCGGCTCCAACAGGTGAACCCTCCGTTACATAAATTTTGAGCACCCTTCCGGCAACCTTTGGAAATATTCTGGCTACATCTTCAGCAGCTATAGTCCCCATCGCCGAATATTCCTTAAGGATGGTCCCTCTTTCGACTTTGGCAACAACAACTTCAGCCTTTCCAGAATTGGCGTCCTTCCGGTTTGACTCATCTTTTGAACCGCAGCCGCTAAAAGCCAGAACCATTGCTCCGATTGTTAAGGATAATATAACCCTGTAGTAATATTTCATAGCTGCCTCTCCTAAAGTATCCCCATAGCTGCTTTAAGTTTTGCCACCGATATGGCATAGTCAACCTTGGCCTTAATATAGTCTATTTTGGATTTATCAAGCATGGTCTGTGCATCGAGAACATCCGTTGAAGTACATGCCTGAAGATTGTACTTGTGTTTCTGAATTCTAAGATTTTCCTCGGCAAGCTCAATTGATTTGCTCCCAACATTCATTTTCGCAATTGCAGCATTTGCAGTCAGATATGCGTCTTTAACCTGAAGTGCGATTTCATCGGCTGTCCTTTGCCTTTCCAGCAGAACCTGAGACTGCATTGCTTTTGCCTTTCCTACATTTGTATAGGCAGTTCCACCTTCCGCAAGTTTGCCGAAGAGAGTCCATTCCAATCCCACACCGATTTTCCACTGATCATTGACAATATCTATATCGGCACCATACCTCTGATAAGTATATGATGCGGCTATGCGTGGGGCATATCCGCCTTTGGCCGCCTTTACACCTTTTTTTGCAGAATCCATATAAATATCGAGTTCTTTAAGTTCCTGTCTGTTTTCCATTGAATATTCGATCGCCTCTTCAAGAGTATATTCAATCTTTGATATTTCAATGTCATTTTCTATTACTACTGGTTCAGTCAATGGTCTTGCCATCGAAACATTAAGTCCGGCTTCTGCTGTGTTGACCATATTCTCAGCAGCTATCAGGTTCTGCTCCTGCTCGGCGAGTTTGACCTTTGCCTGAAGGACGTCATTCTTTGCAATGACACCGGCTTTATAGAATGCCATGGCCTGATTTACATGTGCCTGCAGGGATGCTATGGCAGCTTTGGCAACATCCACTCCCTGTCTGCTGGCAACTACTCCATAGTATGCCTCAATGACCTTGACTTTCAAATCCCGGATTTTTTTCTGGGTTTCAATATCTGTCGATTTCTTGCTGTTTTCCTTGATCAGATAGTTATTATATAGTGAACCGCCGGCAAAGAGAACCTGGGTAACTTCAAGTGAAAGCGAATGGTTATCCTGTGTACCCACGGTTATCCCTTCGGCAGGAATATAAGCATACATCGGCCTTCTAGTATCCCAGTCAAGAGCGATATTTCCATTGCTGTCAAAACGGGGTGGGCTTGCTTCGTTCAGTATTGGAAGATACAGGTCCTGTCCGATATCCAGCACCTGAGGTTCATCAAGACGATAATAGCCATAGTTAACCTTAACCTTCGGAAGCATCATTATCAGGGCTTCCTTTTTTTCCATATCCTTTATTGTTGACTCTTCCTTGAAAGCTTTGATGCCCGGATAATTATTGACAGCTATTTCAAGCACCTGTTCGACGGACATAACTTCCTGTGAAAATGCCTGCCCTGTAATCATCACCATAAAAACCACAATACATATTGCCAGTCTAAACATCTTCACCTCCTGCAACAACCTGCATGATTCCGGAAATATACTCAGTAGGAATCTTTTTTAGAACACCCATAAGCCAGTCATTGGCAATAGAATTAATTGTCCCAGTGACTACAAGTGCCATCAGATCAATATCAATGTTCTTATTAGTTTCAAGCGATTGTGAAAGGATTTCCTTCAGCATTCCAGTATTTTCTTCATAAATTTCTCTCAGGCGCATTACAATCTGAGATTTGATATCAGGAACGGGGAAATAGATTATTTCCATAATAAGACGCTGAAGATCCGGCTGCTTTTCCACCCAGTTGAGCCTGTATTCAATAAATGTCTTAAGCTTATCCTGCCAGGTATCTTTCCCGGCCAGAGACTCCTTCAATCCGGTGCTATATGCCTCTACTCCTTCAATGATTACCTCAGAGAAAAGGGCCTGTTTATTTGGGAAACACTGATAGATAGTACCCATTCCGAATTCTGCAACACCGGCTATCTGGGACATGGTGGCATTGAAGTAACCATCCCGGGCAAATACCTTTCCTGCTGCCTCCAGGATAGCATTTCTTCTAAGTTGTCTTTCCCGTTCTTTCCTCGTCATATATTAGAATCCATATTCGAACGTAGAATCAGTATTCAAATCTAATGTAAATATTCAATTAAGTCAATAAGAAACATTGGTAACCTTTTCTATTAAAGGAATTTATCTGTTTCGCCGAAAGTTTTTTATATTTCCAAAGTTCCTCCACGGGAGGCATGCATGAACGGAAAGCAGGCCGGCGAATACGGCAAAAAAATTGTAACAGCAGAGAAAGCTGTTAAATGCATATCTCAGGGAAAGAGGGTTTTTGTCGGCTCTTTCTGCGGAGAACCTCAGCATCTTGTTTCAGCGCTTATCAACAACACATCCAATTTCTTTGATATTGAACTGATAAGATTTTTAAACCTTGAAGGCTCTCTTATGGGCCTGGTTGCCGAAGAAACAAAAGGAAGAAGCTACCATGTCAGGTCAATATATCAGGGTTCCGGGATGCTCACAGGTCTTTCTGCGGCAAAGCGTTTTTTGACACCTGTGAATCTCTACATGGTGCCTCAACTTTTTCTCAAAAGGCATATCCCTATTCATTATGCCCTGGTCCAGGTCAGTCCGCCTGATGAATTCGGCTGGATGAACCTGGGAATATCGGTGGACATTACCCTGGCGGCAGTACAGGCAGCCGATGTTGTTATTGCACAGATCAACTCAAAAATGCCAAAAATCCCGGGATACGGCATGCTTCATATTGACGATGTGGATTATATAATCGAGCATGATGAGGAACTCCTGACCACCTATCCCGTACCTGATTTGCCTGGTATGGAAAATATTGCAGGATATCTTTCCAATCTGGTCGATGACGGCTCAACAATCCAGCTAGGCCCAGGCATTCCAGGTGAACTTGTCGAGAAGGCCCTTGGGAATAAAAACGACCTTGGCGTACACAGCCAGTTCATACTTGATTCAATGCTCGCACTATGCAGAAAAGGCGTTATAACAAACCGTAAAAAGGGATTTAATGACGGCAAGATGGTTGCTTTCGGAGCCATAGGCTCCGAGCAACTTTATAGTTTCCTTGACATGAATCCAGCGGTCGAATTCAGACCGAGTGATTTTGTCAGCAACCCGCGCATCATATCCAGACACAATAAAATGGTTGCCATCAACCTGGCTTCCGCCATAGACCTCAAGGGACAGGTTTCCGCCGACGGAATGCCTCAAAACCATTTTGCAGATGTCGCAGGAATGGTCGATTTTACAAGAGGAGCCTCAATGTCTGAAAGGGGCAAGACCATTATAGTAATATCTTCGGCATCGCATGATGAGCAAACCAGCAACATTATTCCTGAGATCTCAACCGGCGCTGTTGCCATTCCCGCTCCCGATGTAACATACATCGTCAGTGATTATGGCGTTGTGAACCTTTTCGGAAAAAATATCCAGGAAAGGGCCATGGCAATTATCAGTATTTCCCACCCAAAATTCAGGGATGAACTTTTCAATAAAGCCAAGGAACTAGGGCTAATAAGCCAGGAAAGAAGCATCAACGAATCCATTAACGGCATCTATCCTGCATGGATGGAAGAGACCATAGAATCAGGCGGTGAAAAGATCACCTTCAGACCCGCCAAGACTACCGACAGCAGGCTTATTCAGGAACACTTCTATTCCATGGATAAAAAGGATATCTCAAAGAGGTTCTTCGGCTTGAGATTGCATTTCTTCTGGGATGAACTCAAAAACATGTTCATGGTAGATTATAAGAACAAATTCTCCGTAATTGCCTATGTGGGAGAAGAGGGACTCGGTAAAGTTGTTGGAGTGGGTATGTATTGTATTGACGAAGGCAAAGACATAGCGGAAGTTGCATATTCTCTTGATCAGGACTGGCAGGGCAAGGGAATTGCAGCGAAGCTGCAGCAGAAAATAGTTGATGCGGCGAGGCATAACGGACTTGCAGGCCTTTATGCAATGACATTCCCTGACAACAACTCCATGATCAAACTTTTTAAGAAACTGCCGTATAAAATATCAAATCACTTTGAAGATGGTGCATTGATAATGGAAGCATTTTTTTCAGAGCCAAAAGAATAAAACTCTAGGAGGAATATAAATGGAGATTTCAATAGAGAATTTATCACCCAGGATCAGGGTTTTATCAGTCAAAGGCAGGGTTGATGCATTGAGCGCTCCCGAAATGGAAAAGGCTGTTACAAATTCCTTTGCAGAACCCGGATCAGGATGCATTCTCAATCTTTCCGGTGTCGATTATATGAGCAGTGCG
Proteins encoded in this region:
- a CDS encoding GNAT family N-acetyltransferase encodes the protein MNGKQAGEYGKKIVTAEKAVKCISQGKRVFVGSFCGEPQHLVSALINNTSNFFDIELIRFLNLEGSLMGLVAEETKGRSYHVRSIYQGSGMLTGLSAAKRFLTPVNLYMVPQLFLKRHIPIHYALVQVSPPDEFGWMNLGISVDITLAAVQAADVVIAQINSKMPKIPGYGMLHIDDVDYIIEHDEELLTTYPVPDLPGMENIAGYLSNLVDDGSTIQLGPGIPGELVEKALGNKNDLGVHSQFILDSMLALCRKGVITNRKKGFNDGKMVAFGAIGSEQLYSFLDMNPAVEFRPSDFVSNPRIISRHNKMVAINLASAIDLKGQVSADGMPQNHFADVAGMVDFTRGASMSERGKTIIVISSASHDEQTSNIIPEISTGAVAIPAPDVTYIVSDYGVVNLFGKNIQERAMAIISISHPKFRDELFNKAKELGLISQERSINESINGIYPAWMEETIESGGEKITFRPAKTTDSRLIQEHFYSMDKKDISKRFFGLRLHFFWDELKNMFMVDYKNKFSVIAYVGEEGLGKVVGVGMYCIDEGKDIAEVAYSLDQDWQGKGIAAKLQQKIVDAARHNGLAGLYAMTFPDNNSMIKLFKKLPYKISNHFEDGALIMEAFFSEPKE
- a CDS encoding efflux RND transporter periplasmic adaptor subunit, with amino-acid sequence MKYYYRVILSLTIGAMVLAFSGCGSKDESNRKDANSGKAEVVVAKVERGTILKEYSAMGTIAAEDVARIFPKVAGRVLKIYVTEGSPVGAGQILMQINDSDYRIMVQGVAAMAKGQQVKVEKSKRDFLRAESLHKEDAIAEQLYQDAKSGLEGDQFVMDKANAELANAKKNVSECRVVSPISGIVTSKFVNEGELTAPQSPTPAFVVENMNRVKLEIDLSEDAFGYLEVGNKCIVTVDAIPDKSFEGTISKIFPSINSVSKTFKVTITIENPDLKLRSGMTARAQIVQKARNDAVNAPKVAFLPGEEGFYVFKISGGKVIKTPVKIGIEGNDSYEVLNGLVPGDYVVVEGQVGLSDGLMVKATLAPSVNYKSAIAPAPVAAGTAAVQQQKSPVAPSVNK
- a CDS encoding TetR/AcrR family transcriptional regulator; amino-acid sequence: MTRKERERQLRRNAILEAAGKVFARDGYFNATMSQIAGVAEFGMGTIYQCFPNKQALFSEVIIEGVEAYSTGLKESLAGKDTWQDKLKTFIEYRLNWVEKQPDLQRLIMEIIYFPVPDIKSQIVMRLREIYEENTGMLKEILSQSLETNKNIDIDLMALVVTGTINSIANDWLMGVLKKIPTEYISGIMQVVAGGEDV
- a CDS encoding TolC family protein, whose protein sequence is MFRLAICIVVFMVMITGQAFSQEVMSVEQVLEIAVNNYPGIKAFKEESTIKDMEKKEALIMMLPKVKVNYGYYRLDEPQVLDIGQDLYLPILNEASPPRFDSNGNIALDWDTRRPMYAYIPAEGITVGTQDNHSLSLEVTQVLFAGGSLYNNYLIKENSKKSTDIETQKKIRDLKVKVIEAYYGVVASRQGVDVAKAAIASLQAHVNQAMAFYKAGVIAKNDVLQAKVKLAEQEQNLIAAENMVNTAEAGLNVSMARPLTEPVVIENDIEISKIEYTLEEAIEYSMENRQELKELDIYMDSAKKGVKAAKGGYAPRIAASYTYQRYGADIDIVNDQWKIGVGLEWTLFGKLAEGGTAYTNVGKAKAMQSQVLLERQRTADEIALQVKDAYLTANAAIAKMNVGSKSIELAEENLRIQKHKYNLQACTSTDVLDAQTMLDKSKIDYIKAKVDYAISVAKLKAAMGIL